Proteins from one Chroococcidiopsis sp. CCMEE 29 genomic window:
- a CDS encoding nitrate ABC transporter ATP-binding protein (This model describes the ATP binding subunits of ATP-binding cassette (ABC) transporters for nitrate transport, or for bicarbonate transport, in bacteria and archaea.), translating into MSVFVEVDHIDRAFPLPNGGSYVALKNIELKIRQGEFISLIGHSGCGKSTLLNIVAGLDRPTKGGVLLEGREVTKPGPDRMVVFQNYSLLPWLTVRENIALAVDQVMGKRPKGERRGIVEHHIDLVGLRHAANKRPGQLSGGMKQRVAIARALSIRPKLLLLDEPFGALDALTRSGLQDQLIKICEENHITCLMVTHDVDEALLLSDRVVMLTNGPESYIGQILEVPFPRPRNRLEVVNHPNYYSLRNEIVYFLNQQKRAKQRKAQPTAIARNGLEKVNLEIGFIPLTDCAPLVVAKEKGFFEKYGLDEVTLSREPSWKAISEGIAARRLDAAQMVGGMPLAMTLGSGGKAPLPVVTALVMSRNGNAITLSKRFYQEGVRTLADFKAAIAQTPDKVHTLGMVYPSSMHNLMLRYWLAAGGIDPDLDVSLTVIPPPQMVANLKAGNIDGYCVGEPWNSRAVYEDIGFVIATDLDIWAGHVEKVLGVREDWANQHPQTHLALVKALLEACEYCDDYRNREEILQLICQPQYVGSAPDYTRPGFIDPYQRGTSEEPQQLSRYNQFYVERTNCPYRIEGLWIMTQMARWGITPFPRNWIEILGRVRRVDVFGEAARELGFLDIEPDRGLIHLFDGTVFNPDDPINYLKNLKIKRDIRIEEVVIDSLATSAT; encoded by the coding sequence ATGTCTGTCTTTGTTGAAGTCGATCATATTGACCGAGCCTTTCCCTTACCCAATGGCGGCAGCTATGTCGCACTCAAGAATATTGAACTCAAGATCCGACAAGGAGAGTTTATATCCCTGATTGGACACTCTGGCTGTGGCAAGTCTACCTTGTTGAATATTGTGGCGGGTCTGGATAGACCAACTAAAGGCGGTGTGCTGCTAGAAGGGCGAGAAGTAACTAAGCCAGGTCCGGACCGGATGGTGGTGTTCCAAAATTATTCACTGTTACCTTGGCTAACGGTACGCGAGAACATTGCTCTAGCGGTCGATCAAGTGATGGGTAAACGTCCTAAAGGTGAACGCCGAGGCATTGTAGAACATCACATTGATTTAGTTGGTTTGAGACACGCTGCGAACAAGCGACCCGGTCAGCTTTCTGGTGGAATGAAACAGCGAGTGGCGATCGCCCGCGCTCTTTCTATTCGTCCTAAACTACTGCTGTTAGATGAACCGTTTGGTGCCTTAGATGCCCTGACACGTAGCGGCTTACAAGACCAGCTAATAAAAATCTGTGAGGAAAACCACATAACTTGTTTGATGGTAACTCACGATGTCGATGAAGCCTTGCTGTTGTCTGACCGCGTTGTGATGCTGACCAATGGACCGGAATCTTATATTGGTCAGATTCTAGAAGTGCCGTTTCCGCGTCCACGCAATCGCTTGGAGGTGGTGAACCATCCCAATTACTACAGCTTGAGGAATGAAATTGTTTATTTCCTGAATCAGCAGAAACGAGCCAAGCAACGTAAGGCGCAGCCCACGGCGATCGCTCGCAACGGATTGGAAAAGGTCAATTTGGAAATTGGCTTTATTCCTCTGACAGACTGTGCCCCACTAGTGGTTGCTAAAGAAAAGGGATTCTTCGAGAAATATGGACTGGATGAAGTCACCCTCTCCCGCGAACCGAGTTGGAAAGCGATCTCTGAGGGGATTGCCGCTCGCCGACTAGATGCAGCTCAGATGGTAGGAGGGATGCCGCTGGCTATGACTTTAGGCAGTGGTGGCAAAGCACCATTACCCGTTGTGACGGCGCTGGTAATGTCTCGCAATGGCAACGCGATTACCTTGAGCAAGCGTTTTTATCAAGAAGGGGTAAGAACTCTGGCTGATTTTAAGGCAGCGATCGCGCAAACTCCAGATAAAGTCCACACCTTGGGTATGGTTTATCCCTCCTCCATGCACAACCTGATGCTGCGCTACTGGCTAGCGGCAGGAGGCATCGATCCGGATCTGGATGTTAGTTTGACCGTGATTCCACCGCCCCAAATGGTGGCAAACCTGAAGGCCGGAAATATTGACGGCTACTGCGTCGGTGAACCGTGGAATTCTCGTGCTGTTTATGAAGATATCGGTTTTGTGATTGCCACCGATTTAGACATCTGGGCTGGACATGTGGAGAAAGTCTTGGGTGTGCGCGAAGACTGGGCAAACCAACATCCACAAACTCATCTTGCCCTGGTGAAAGCCCTACTGGAAGCTTGCGAGTACTGTGACGATTACCGCAATCGAGAAGAAATTTTGCAATTGATTTGCCAGCCCCAGTACGTTGGCTCTGCTCCAGACTACACCCGCCCTGGCTTTATCGACCCCTATCAGCGCGGCACTAGCGAAGAACCGCAGCAGCTATCACGTTATAACCAATTTTATGTAGAAAGAACGAACTGCCCATACCGAATTGAAGGACTGTGGATCATGACCCAGATGGCTCGTTGGGGAATCACACCGTTTCCCAGGAACTGGATTGAAATCTTGGGTCGGGTGCGACGGGTTGATGTCTTTGGTGAAGCAGCCCGAGAGCTTGGTTTCTTGGATATTGAACCGGATCGCGGTCTAATTCACTTGTTCGACGGCACAGTTTTTAATCCGGACGATCCAATCAACTATCTCAAGAACCTCAAAATCAAACGCGATATCCGCATTGAAGAAGTCGTGATTGATTCTCTAGCAACATCAGCAACCTAG
- a CDS encoding nitrate ABC transporter ATP-binding protein (This model describes the ATP binding subunits of ATP-binding cassette (ABC) transporters for nitrate transport, or for bicarbonate transport, in bacteria and archaea.), whose product MQTLKTTTVKKPDLINRDPFLVIEDISKIYPTPNGSYTVLEDINLTVHEGEFICVIGHSGCGKSTLLDMISGFRKPTQGEVRLQTKRITEPGPDRMVVFQNYSLLPWMTAFENIYLAVDSVWPNKPKAEKVAIVHEHLALVGLSDAANKKPKELSGGMKQRVSIARALAVRPQILILDEPFGALDPITREELQEELLKIWRENQVTVLMITHDIDEALFLADRLVMMTNGPAAQIGEVMNIPFLRPRNRARIMEDPEYYNLRNYALDFLYRRFAHADEGT is encoded by the coding sequence ATGCAAACTCTTAAGACTACAACTGTCAAAAAACCTGATTTAATCAACCGCGACCCCTTTCTCGTCATTGAGGATATCTCTAAGATCTATCCCACTCCGAACGGTTCTTATACTGTTCTAGAAGACATTAACCTCACAGTACACGAGGGCGAATTTATCTGCGTGATCGGTCACTCTGGCTGTGGCAAATCGACACTGCTAGACATGATTTCCGGTTTCCGCAAACCTACTCAAGGAGAGGTTCGGTTGCAAACCAAGCGCATTACCGAACCTGGTCCCGATCGCATGGTGGTGTTTCAAAACTACTCCCTGCTACCTTGGATGACCGCATTCGAGAATATCTATTTAGCCGTCGATTCAGTTTGGCCAAATAAACCGAAGGCTGAGAAGGTAGCGATCGTCCACGAACACCTTGCTCTTGTAGGACTTTCAGACGCCGCCAACAAAAAGCCGAAGGAACTCTCTGGTGGGATGAAACAGCGAGTGTCCATTGCTCGCGCTTTGGCAGTGCGTCCACAAATTTTGATTCTAGACGAACCTTTTGGTGCACTAGATCCGATCACCCGGGAAGAGTTGCAAGAGGAACTGCTGAAGATTTGGAGAGAGAATCAGGTTACTGTTTTGATGATTACCCATGACATTGATGAGGCACTGTTCCTGGCAGATCGCTTAGTGATGATGACCAATGGTCCAGCGGCTCAGATCGGTGAAGTGATGAATATTCCTTTCCTGCGTCCCCGAAATCGCGCCCGGATTATGGAAGACCCTGAATACTATAACCTGCGGAACTATGCCCTCGACTTCTTGTATCGCCGTTTTGCTCACGCGGATGAAGGAACTTGA
- a CDS encoding LysR family transcriptional regulator, which produces MRLEQLQAFLAIAETGSFQQAARKCGVTQSTISRQIQALEADLGLQLFHRTAQAKLTLGGERLLPRVRKICQEWRNATEELADLLAGKQPELCIAAIHSICSYYLPPILQKFCHNYPDVQLRVTSLGSDRALKVLKDGLVDLAIVMNNRFLTTGPEMMVEVLYDEPIEVLTAANHPLAQYQQVPWSELIHYPQVVFKDGYGMQRLVQDRFDRLGAKLQAVLEVNTLDAFRGVVRQGELVALLPHSALVEACLDPTLAVRSIANTAADGSSLTRQVVMVTTQDRLNIPPIQHFWQLVCKSVTLQFEQQLSAQTQATRGDLAEANLGRVL; this is translated from the coding sequence ATGCGGCTAGAGCAGTTGCAAGCCTTCTTGGCGATCGCAGAAACAGGTAGCTTTCAACAAGCAGCGCGAAAGTGCGGCGTCACCCAATCCACAATTAGTCGGCAAATTCAGGCACTGGAAGCAGACTTAGGGTTGCAGCTATTTCACCGGACAGCTCAGGCGAAGCTAACGCTTGGGGGTGAACGTTTGTTACCCCGTGTTCGCAAAATTTGCCAGGAGTGGCGCAATGCTACAGAGGAATTAGCAGATTTACTGGCTGGAAAGCAGCCAGAACTGTGTATTGCCGCAATTCACTCGATCTGTTCTTATTACCTACCCCCGATTTTGCAAAAATTTTGTCATAACTACCCCGATGTGCAACTGCGGGTAACTTCGCTCGGCAGCGATCGCGCCTTGAAAGTCCTTAAAGATGGTCTGGTAGATCTGGCAATTGTCATGAATAATCGCTTTTTAACCACTGGTCCAGAAATGATGGTGGAAGTGCTATACGATGAACCCATTGAAGTCTTGACAGCAGCAAATCACCCACTAGCCCAGTATCAACAGGTGCCTTGGTCTGAGCTAATCCATTATCCACAAGTAGTGTTTAAGGATGGTTATGGCATGCAACGCCTGGTACAAGACCGATTTGACCGGCTGGGAGCAAAACTCCAGGCAGTTTTAGAGGTGAACACACTCGATGCTTTCCGAGGAGTAGTACGCCAAGGAGAGCTGGTAGCTCTACTCCCTCACTCAGCATTGGTGGAAGCGTGTCTAGACCCCACTCTTGCCGTTCGTTCCATCGCTAATACTGCGGCTGACGGTTCTAGTTTGACACGCCAAGTTGTGATGGTGACAACCCAAGATCGGCTAAACATTCCCCCGATTCAGCACTTTTGGCAATTGGTATGCAAATCTGTAACACTACAATTTGAGCAGCAGCTATCAGCTCAAACGCAAGCTACCAGAGGTGATCTAGCAGAGGCAAACCTAGGGAGGGTTCTCTAA
- a CDS encoding HEAT repeat domain-containing protein has translation MNTNSQINWQQAQAARSSGNWSLLIQYLQQLILGDRQPPAIAESEDLSEINAGQNPTRSHLLDMALEVLVAGDFHQRWDIAKLLPKLGQKTYAGDVEAVIAPLIEILEDEEADEELRWFAGRTLGDFDRPTAIAALVELLKTSNSEELSAMAAAALGQIGSPAVAALTKLLAEENTRLLAVQALSHIRRSETIAPLLGVVQDPQVTIRAAVIEALSSFHDPRIPPILVSALDDLAAQVRREAVIGLSFRSDLREELDLVNRLRQRLYDFNLDVCAAAAIALGRLGTDTAAAALFQVLQSPNTPSSLQIEIIRALGRVGTATSLAYLHSGLNHLESVTIWQEIVTVLGRVEQPDLMTQAAQILIDVLKSNHPATQHESVKQAIALSLGQLGEMQAVDPLIDLLADADAGVRLHAIAALKHLAPEAAHRQLEQMATNEALAPSLKQGVAIALQEWSID, from the coding sequence GTGAACACAAATAGTCAAATCAACTGGCAGCAGGCGCAAGCAGCGCGTTCTTCAGGTAACTGGTCATTGCTGATCCAATACCTGCAACAGTTAATTTTGGGAGATCGGCAGCCACCCGCCATAGCTGAGTCTGAGGATTTGTCGGAAATAAACGCAGGGCAAAACCCTACGCGATCGCATCTGCTGGACATGGCTTTAGAAGTTTTAGTCGCTGGAGATTTTCATCAACGCTGGGATATTGCCAAGCTGTTGCCTAAGCTAGGACAAAAAACCTATGCAGGAGACGTCGAAGCAGTCATTGCTCCACTAATTGAAATTCTGGAAGACGAAGAAGCAGACGAAGAATTACGCTGGTTTGCAGGCCGCACTTTGGGAGATTTTGATCGCCCAACTGCGATCGCAGCTTTAGTGGAATTACTGAAAACATCTAACAGTGAAGAACTCAGCGCGATGGCGGCGGCGGCACTCGGGCAAATTGGCAGCCCAGCGGTTGCCGCTTTGACCAAGTTATTAGCAGAGGAGAACACGCGACTATTAGCTGTGCAAGCGCTCTCCCACATCCGACGCTCAGAAACGATTGCCCCCTTACTGGGTGTTGTCCAAGATCCGCAAGTTACTATTCGAGCAGCTGTGATTGAAGCATTGAGCAGCTTTCACGATCCCCGGATTCCACCCATTCTTGTCAGCGCCCTAGATGATTTAGCTGCCCAAGTCAGACGTGAAGCAGTGATTGGCCTGAGTTTTCGCTCTGACTTACGGGAGGAATTGGATCTGGTTAATCGCCTCAGGCAAAGGCTTTATGACTTCAATTTGGATGTTTGTGCAGCAGCAGCGATCGCGCTGGGAAGACTAGGCACAGACACTGCTGCCGCTGCCCTATTCCAGGTACTACAGTCCCCAAATACACCATCATCCCTGCAAATAGAAATTATCCGAGCCTTAGGCAGGGTAGGTACAGCAACCAGCTTGGCATATCTGCATTCAGGCTTAAATCATCTTGAATCAGTGACAATATGGCAGGAAATTGTGACGGTTCTGGGGCGAGTAGAACAGCCAGATTTAATGACTCAAGCAGCCCAGATTCTGATAGATGTGCTGAAATCAAATCATCCAGCGACTCAGCATGAGAGCGTCAAACAAGCGATTGCCCTGTCACTCGGTCAATTGGGCGAGATGCAGGCTGTAGATCCTTTAATTGATCTGCTAGCAGATGCGGATGCCGGGGTTAGACTGCACGCGATCGCCGCGCTTAAACATCTGGCTCCTGAAGCGGCTCATCGTCAACTAGAGCAGATGGCAACCAACGAAGCACTGGCACCAAGTTTGAAACAAGGAGTAGCGATCGCCCTGCAAGAATGGTCAATAGATTGA
- a CDS encoding CmpA/NrtA family ABC transporter substrate-binding protein: MTRFSRRQFIITAGAATAGSFLAHGCTNGTSNTAPTGGTAGTVPAANIDPADAPEVTTAKLGFIALTDAAPLIIAKERGHFDKYGMKDVQVVKQASWAVTRDNLVLGSGGGGIDGAHILTPMPYLMSLGTITQGNKVPMYILARLNTNGQAISLANTYKELQVGLDSSPLREAFAKQKSAGRDLRAAVTFPGGTHDLWMRYWLAAGGINPEQDISLIVVPPPQMVQNVRVGNMETFCVGEPWPAQTVSQNIGYTALTTGELWKDHPEKAFAMRADWVDKNPKATRAILMAVQEAQQWCALPENKEEMANIVSNRQWFGVPAKDILGRFQGKYDYGTGRVEDYSNSLLMKFWRDNASYPYKSHDLWFMTENIRWGYIPADTDTRKLVDAVNREDLWREAAKALSVAEAEIPKSTSRGVETFFDGTNFDPENPTAYLNSLKIKKV, from the coding sequence ATGACGAGATTTTCCAGACGGCAATTCATCATCACAGCAGGCGCTGCTACTGCGGGTTCTTTTTTAGCTCATGGCTGCACTAACGGCACCTCAAATACAGCCCCAACCGGCGGAACTGCAGGCACTGTACCAGCCGCCAATATTGACCCAGCTGATGCACCAGAAGTAACTACTGCCAAGCTAGGATTTATTGCCCTAACCGATGCTGCTCCCTTAATTATTGCTAAGGAAAGAGGACACTTCGACAAGTACGGTATGAAGGACGTGCAGGTTGTTAAGCAAGCTTCCTGGGCAGTAACTCGTGACAATTTGGTGCTAGGGTCTGGCGGCGGTGGCATTGATGGAGCGCACATTTTAACTCCCATGCCTTACTTGATGTCTTTAGGCACGATTACTCAGGGCAATAAGGTGCCAATGTACATCCTGGCAAGGTTGAATACCAACGGTCAGGCGATTTCTCTTGCCAATACTTACAAGGAATTGCAGGTTGGTTTAGACAGCTCTCCACTGCGGGAAGCCTTTGCCAAACAAAAATCTGCTGGCAGGGATCTCAGGGCTGCCGTGACATTTCCTGGCGGCACCCACGATCTCTGGATGCGCTACTGGTTAGCTGCTGGCGGGATCAACCCCGAACAAGACATTTCTTTGATTGTGGTGCCACCACCGCAAATGGTACAAAACGTGAGAGTGGGCAACATGGAAACATTCTGTGTGGGTGAACCATGGCCAGCACAAACCGTTAGTCAGAACATTGGCTATACAGCCCTCACAACTGGTGAACTGTGGAAAGATCATCCAGAGAAAGCTTTTGCCATGCGGGCAGACTGGGTAGACAAAAATCCTAAAGCAACAAGGGCGATTCTCATGGCAGTGCAGGAAGCCCAGCAATGGTGCGCTTTGCCAGAAAATAAAGAGGAAATGGCTAATATAGTGTCCAACCGCCAGTGGTTTGGGGTGCCAGCAAAAGATATTTTGGGACGGTTCCAGGGCAAGTACGACTACGGCACCGGTCGGGTAGAAGACTATAGTAATTCGCTCTTGATGAAGTTCTGGCGGGATAACGCATCTTACCCGTACAAGAGTCATGACCTGTGGTTTATGACCGAAAACATTCGCTGGGGCTATATTCCAGCAGATACAGATACTAGGAAACTAGTTGATGCAGTTAATCGAGAAGACCTGTGGCGAGAAGCGGCGAAAGCTCTTAGTGTTGCGGAGGCAGAAATTCCTAAGAGTACTTCTCGCGGTGTTGAGACATTCTTCGACGGCACCAACTTTGACCCAGAAAATCCAACCGCCTACTTGAACAGCCTCAAAATCAAAAAAGTCTAA
- a CDS encoding inorganic diphosphatase, translating into MDLSRIPAQPKPGVINVLIEITAGSKNKYEYDKDLQAFALDRVLYSSVQYPYDYGFVPNTLADDGDPLDGMVLIDEPTFPGCIIAARPIGMLEMIDGGDRDEKILCVPDKDPRYSNVKSLQDLAPHRLDEIAEFFRSYKNLEKKVTEIRGWQDIDQVMPLVEKCIKAGSEKGRDSDFISNR; encoded by the coding sequence GTGGACCTATCCCGCATTCCAGCTCAACCCAAACCGGGTGTAATTAACGTTTTGATTGAAATCACAGCCGGTAGCAAAAACAAGTACGAATATGACAAGGATCTGCAAGCCTTTGCTTTAGATCGAGTGCTTTATTCCTCGGTGCAATATCCCTACGACTATGGTTTTGTTCCCAACACACTGGCTGATGATGGCGATCCGCTAGATGGGATGGTGTTAATCGATGAGCCAACTTTCCCTGGATGCATCATTGCAGCACGACCAATTGGAATGTTAGAGATGATTGACGGGGGTGATCGCGATGAGAAAATTCTCTGTGTCCCAGATAAAGACCCTCGCTACTCGAACGTAAAATCTCTCCAGGATCTAGCACCGCACCGATTAGACGAAATTGCCGAATTTTTCCGGTCTTATAAAAATTTGGAGAAAAAGGTGACGGAAATTCGCGGTTGGCAGGATATCGACCAAGTAATGCCTTTGGTGGAAAAGTGCATCAAAGCTGGCAGTGAAAAAGGTCGAGATTCAGATTTTATTTCCAACAGGTAG
- the panD gene encoding aspartate 1-decarboxylase, which translates to MQRTLLLAKIHSCTLTAANLNYVGSISVDQTLLEAAGILPYEQVQVVNVANGERLITYAIAAPTNSGAIELNGAAARLGMAGDRLIIMTYAQFTPEELKTYCPTVVLVDEQNRLLEVRRYDDLLLAKV; encoded by the coding sequence ATGCAGCGTACCCTCCTTCTTGCCAAAATTCACAGTTGCACCCTCACAGCGGCTAATCTGAACTACGTGGGTAGTATCAGTGTCGATCAAACCTTGTTGGAAGCCGCCGGAATCTTACCTTACGAGCAGGTGCAAGTGGTCAATGTTGCTAACGGGGAGCGGTTGATCACGTATGCGATCGCAGCTCCTACCAACTCTGGAGCAATCGAGTTGAATGGTGCAGCAGCGCGGCTAGGAATGGCAGGCGATCGCTTAATTATTATGACCTACGCTCAGTTTACTCCGGAAGAACTCAAAACTTACTGTCCCACGGTTGTCCTAGTAGACGAGCAAAATCGGCTGCTGGAAGTGCGACGCTACGATGACCTACTGCTTGCTAAGGTCTAA
- the ntrB gene encoding nitrate ABC transporter permease has protein sequence MTAKLSRSKSNHLQKFIPSLTKNFVPPLIGLAFILVIWQLVFGGPDANLPGPIKTIRDTWDPLIINPFFDYGGTNKGLALQIFASLGRVAIGFSLAAIVGIALGILIGINRWLNRAFDPIFQVLRTVPPLAWLPLALAALQQANPAAIFVIFITAIWPIIINTTVGVQQIPQDYTNVARVLKLSGPKFFFKILLPSAVPYIFTGLRIGIGLSWLAIVAAEMLTGGVGIGFFIWDAYNTGRTSEIILALIYVGIVGLVLDRLVAWVASWIVPEEKH, from the coding sequence ATGACAGCAAAGCTTAGCCGCTCTAAAAGCAACCATCTGCAAAAGTTCATTCCTTCTTTAACCAAAAATTTCGTACCCCCGCTGATCGGGCTTGCATTTATTCTGGTGATCTGGCAGCTGGTTTTCGGGGGTCCAGACGCGAATTTACCAGGACCGATTAAAACAATCAGAGACACTTGGGACCCTTTGATTATCAATCCTTTCTTTGATTATGGCGGCACTAATAAAGGATTGGCATTGCAGATATTCGCCAGCTTAGGCAGAGTTGCCATTGGCTTCTCGTTAGCGGCAATTGTCGGGATTGCACTCGGTATTCTGATCGGCATCAATCGTTGGCTCAATCGAGCTTTTGATCCAATTTTCCAAGTGCTGCGTACCGTGCCACCACTAGCTTGGCTACCCCTAGCTCTAGCAGCACTTCAACAAGCTAATCCCGCAGCAATTTTTGTAATTTTTATTACAGCAATTTGGCCGATTATTATCAACACTACAGTAGGGGTACAGCAGATTCCCCAAGATTACACGAACGTCGCTAGAGTATTAAAGCTATCTGGTCCAAAGTTTTTCTTTAAAATCCTGTTACCTTCGGCAGTTCCTTATATCTTTACAGGTTTGAGGATTGGGATTGGCTTGTCTTGGCTAGCAATTGTCGCGGCTGAGATGCTGACTGGTGGTGTGGGAATCGGCTTCTTCATTTGGGATGCCTATAACACGGGCAGAACCAGTGAAATTATTCTAGCGCTAATCTATGTTGGCATAGTTGGTCTTGTACTTGATCGGTTGGTCGCCTGGGTGGCGTCATGGATTGTTCCCGAGGAAAAACATTGA
- a CDS encoding anthranilate phosphoribosyltransferase family protein, whose protein sequence is MSNAFRDLLRKVGSGVHTGEDLTRAEAAAATRMILLQEATPAQIGAFLIAHRIKRPTGEELAGMLDAYDELGPKLQPIDSPKPAIVLGLPYDGRERTAPVSPLTALLLTAAGQPVVMHGSDRMPTKYGVPLVEIWQGLGVDWTGLSLAQTQQVFEATGLGFIYLPQHFPQAQVIFDYRDQIGKRPPFATMELIWCPYTGDAHIISGFVHPPTEIMFQVALALRGISTFTTVKGLEGSCDLPRERTVIIGMSSPNTPHETTIVPLERLHLVPREFGFGSKNVPLGSTSQLVEDMHSVLQGKPSELMQTALWNSGFYLWRSGVCPDIKSGIAKAEDLFTSGQVAQTLHKISQIVGSISRSLVQQVHA, encoded by the coding sequence ATGAGCAATGCATTTAGGGATTTGCTGCGGAAGGTGGGTAGTGGTGTTCATACTGGAGAGGATTTAACTCGTGCTGAAGCGGCAGCGGCAACCCGGATGATCCTGCTGCAAGAAGCAACACCAGCACAAATTGGAGCGTTTCTGATTGCCCACCGGATCAAGCGACCGACTGGGGAAGAGTTAGCAGGAATGTTGGATGCCTACGATGAGCTAGGACCGAAACTGCAACCGATTGATTCCCCTAAACCGGCGATCGTTTTGGGTTTACCATATGATGGGCGAGAGCGCACTGCACCTGTAAGTCCGTTGACAGCTCTATTGCTTACAGCAGCTGGGCAGCCGGTGGTAATGCATGGTAGCGATCGCATGCCCACTAAGTATGGAGTGCCACTGGTCGAGATTTGGCAAGGGTTAGGAGTTGATTGGACTGGTCTTTCTCTAGCGCAAACTCAGCAAGTGTTTGAGGCAACCGGGTTAGGATTTATCTACCTACCCCAGCATTTTCCCCAAGCGCAGGTAATATTTGACTACCGCGACCAAATTGGCAAGCGCCCGCCGTTTGCCACAATGGAGTTAATCTGGTGTCCTTATACAGGGGATGCTCACATTATTTCTGGGTTTGTCCATCCTCCCACCGAAATTATGTTCCAAGTAGCCTTGGCGCTGCGTGGAATCAGCACTTTTACAACGGTGAAAGGATTAGAAGGCAGTTGCGACCTACCGCGCGAACGTACTGTTATTATCGGTATGTCTTCACCTAACACACCACACGAAACCACGATTGTTCCCTTAGAACGCTTGCACCTAGTACCTCGGGAATTTGGTTTTGGTAGCAAGAATGTTCCCCTCGGCTCAACTTCTCAGCTTGTGGAAGATATGCACTCAGTGTTGCAAGGCAAACCCTCAGAATTGATGCAAACTGCCCTCTGGAACAGTGGTTTTTATCTATGGCGGAGTGGTGTCTGCCCAGATATAAAATCAGGTATAGCCAAAGCAGAAGATTTATTTACCAGTGGTCAGGTTGCCCAAACCCTCCACAAAATTAGCCAAATAGTAGGTTCAATTTCGCGATCGCTGGTGCAACAAGTACACGCATAA